The proteins below are encoded in one region of Bosea sp. BIWAKO-01:
- the rplI gene encoding 50S ribosomal protein L9, whose protein sequence is MEVILLERVAKLGQMGEVVRVRDGFGRNFLLPRGKALRATEENKKRFETQRAQLETRNLELKKEADSVAETLNGHSVVMLRQSGESGVLYGSVSTRDIAEALTADGFSVDRSQITLNAPIKTLGLHTVPVVLHPEVSVTVTVNIARSAEEAERQVRGENVTAREEFDLDDLGLEVGAALAEAGDNDDR, encoded by the coding sequence ATGGAAGTGATCCTGCTCGAACGCGTCGCCAAGCTCGGCCAGATGGGCGAAGTCGTCCGCGTACGTGATGGCTTCGGCCGCAATTTCCTGCTGCCCCGCGGCAAGGCGCTGCGCGCCACCGAGGAGAACAAGAAGCGCTTCGAGACGCAGCGCGCCCAGCTCGAGACCCGTAATCTCGAGCTCAAGAAGGAGGCCGATTCGGTCGCCGAGACGCTGAATGGCCACTCGGTCGTGATGCTGCGTCAGTCGGGCGAGTCCGGCGTGCTCTACGGTTCGGTCTCGACCCGCGACATCGCCGAGGCCCTGACCGCGGACGGCTTCAGCGTCGACCGTAGCCAGATCACCCTGAACGCGCCGATCAAGACGCTCGGTCTGCACACCGTTCCGGTCGTGCTGCATCCTGAGGTTTCGGTCACCGTCACCGTCAACATCGCCCGTTCCGCTGAAGAGGCCGAGCGCCAGGTTCGCGGCGAGAACGTCACGGCGCGCGAGGAGTTCGATCTCGACGATCTCGGTCTCGAGGTCGGCGCGGCGCTGGCCGAAGCCGGCGACAACGACGACCGCTGA
- a CDS encoding DUF2232 domain-containing protein: protein MLPIVGIGAGLVSALLFAVVITGSPLAILLYSAAPLPIFIAALGWNHRAGLVATAAGAITGMVALSFAAGLNFALIVALPAWWIAYLALLARNDGTGVAEWYPLGHLLVWIAAIAALTTVGSALVMTTDYDTYRTVIARVIENLLSEMVRSRLIALPADVKVSELALTLAPAVPVGIGASFVTTIVANLWLAAKAVQVSGRLPRPWPFIPATTVPRQALILLGLAMAVGTLGGFIGVAGAAMTGALLAAFMFSGLATIHDLTRGKAWRGPALISVYLALVIMQALLTPLLSLAGIVDSLLGRRKAPPTVPPMPNA, encoded by the coding sequence ATGCTTCCGATCGTCGGCATCGGTGCGGGCCTTGTCTCGGCCCTTCTTTTCGCAGTGGTGATCACCGGATCGCCGCTGGCCATTCTGCTGTACTCTGCAGCCCCCCTCCCGATCTTCATCGCAGCGCTCGGCTGGAACCATCGTGCCGGGCTTGTTGCGACCGCAGCCGGCGCGATTACCGGGATGGTCGCGCTCAGCTTTGCCGCCGGGCTCAACTTTGCACTGATCGTCGCGCTGCCGGCCTGGTGGATTGCCTACCTCGCGCTGCTTGCCCGTAACGACGGCACGGGCGTCGCCGAATGGTACCCGCTCGGCCATCTCCTGGTCTGGATCGCTGCAATAGCCGCGCTGACGACCGTTGGCAGCGCTCTCGTGATGACCACGGACTACGATACCTATCGCACGGTGATCGCACGCGTCATCGAGAACCTGCTCTCAGAGATGGTGCGCAGCCGCCTGATCGCCTTGCCAGCGGATGTGAAGGTTTCCGAGCTCGCGCTGACGCTCGCGCCCGCGGTCCCCGTCGGGATCGGCGCGTCCTTCGTCACGACGATCGTCGCCAATCTCTGGCTTGCGGCCAAGGCAGTGCAGGTCTCCGGCCGGCTGCCGCGCCCGTGGCCCTTCATCCCGGCAACGACGGTTCCGCGCCAGGCGCTGATCCTGCTCGGCCTGGCAATGGCAGTTGGAACGCTCGGCGGCTTCATCGGCGTCGCCGGAGCGGCGATGACCGGCGCACTCCTCGCCGCCTTCATGTTCAGCGGGCTGGCCACCATCCACGACCTGACGCGCGGCAAAGCCTGGCGCGGGCCGGCGCTGATCTCGGTCTATCTGGCGCTCGTCATCATGCAGGCCCTGCTGACGCCGCTGCTGTCGCTTGCCGGCATCGTCGATTCGCTGCTCGGGCGCCGAAAGGCCCCACCCACTGTTCCACCCATGCCTAACGCCTGA
- the rpsR gene encoding 30S ribosomal protein S18, whose amino-acid sequence MSTASAGARRPFFRRRKSCPFSGEGAPKIDYKDVRLLSRYISERGKIVPSRITAVSAKKQRELAQAIKRARFLGLLPYVIR is encoded by the coding sequence ATGTCGACCGCTTCCGCCGGCGCCCGCCGCCCCTTCTTCCGCCGCCGCAAGTCCTGCCCGTTCTCGGGCGAAGGCGCTCCGAAGATCGACTACAAGGACGTGCGCCTGCTCTCGCGCTACATCTCCGAGCGCGGTAAGATCGTGCCGTCGCGCATCACGGCCGTTTCGGCCAAGAAGCAGCGTGAACTCGCCCAGGCGATCAAGCGCGCTCGCTTCCTGGGCCTGCTGCCCTACGTCATCCGCTAA
- the rpsF gene encoding 30S ribosomal protein S6 produces the protein MALYEHVLLARQDVSAQQVEALVEQFKGIIEANGGSVTKTEYWGVKSLGYRIRKNRKAHYSLLNINAPSAAVLEMERQMRINEDVLRFLTIRVEELEEGQSAMLQKRDRDDRGERGGDRFERGGDRFDRGPRRDRPRRDDETTETTGTEA, from the coding sequence ATGGCATTGTACGAGCATGTGCTGCTCGCGCGGCAGGATGTCAGCGCGCAGCAAGTCGAAGCTCTTGTCGAACAGTTCAAGGGCATCATCGAGGCAAATGGCGGCTCGGTCACCAAGACCGAATACTGGGGCGTGAAGTCGCTCGGGTATCGCATCCGCAAGAACCGCAAGGCTCATTACTCGCTGCTGAACATCAACGCTCCCTCCGCCGCCGTGCTGGAGATGGAGCGCCAGATGCGCATCAACGAAGACGTCCTGCGCTTCCTGACGATCCGCGTCGAGGAACTCGAGGAAGGCCAGTCGGCGATGCTGCAGAAGCGCGATCGTGACGACCGCGGCGAGCGCGGCGGCGACCGCTTCGAGCGTGGCGGCGACCGTTTCGATCGCGGCCCGCGCCGTGACCGTCCGCGTCGCGACGACGAGACCACCGAAACCACCGGCACGGAGGCCTAA
- the fabD gene encoding ACP S-malonyltransferase gives MTTAFIFPGQGSQAVGMGKTLADAFPVARAVFAEVDDALSQKLSAIMWDGPAEELTLTANAQPALMAVSLAVIRVLEAEAGLSLQRDAAFVAGHSLGEYSALAAAGSFSIADAARLLRIRGDAMQKAVPAGEGAMAALLGVELEQAREIARDAAQGEVCEAANDNGGGQVVLSGSKAAIERAIALSGQRGVKRALPLPVSAPFHCALMQPAADAMREALARVALAAPVVPVMANVGAAPLSDPDAIRASLVAQVTGTVRWRECVQAMADAGVTRFVEAGSGKVLAGLVKRIAAGTSAVSLGAADDIRNYSAQNG, from the coding sequence ATGACAACCGCGTTCATCTTTCCCGGTCAGGGCTCTCAGGCCGTCGGCATGGGCAAGACCTTGGCCGACGCCTTTCCGGTGGCCAGGGCAGTCTTTGCCGAGGTCGACGACGCCCTGTCGCAGAAGCTTTCGGCGATCATGTGGGATGGTCCTGCCGAGGAGCTGACGCTGACCGCCAATGCTCAGCCTGCCCTGATGGCCGTGAGCCTTGCCGTGATCCGTGTCCTTGAGGCGGAAGCGGGCCTGTCGCTGCAGCGCGATGCGGCCTTCGTGGCCGGCCACTCGCTCGGCGAGTATTCCGCGCTGGCGGCTGCGGGCAGCTTCTCGATTGCGGACGCTGCGCGCCTGTTGCGGATTCGCGGCGACGCCATGCAGAAGGCCGTGCCGGCAGGCGAGGGGGCGATGGCAGCGCTGCTCGGTGTCGAGCTTGAGCAGGCGCGCGAGATTGCCAGGGATGCAGCGCAAGGCGAAGTCTGCGAAGCTGCCAATGACAACGGTGGCGGACAGGTCGTTCTGTCTGGCAGCAAGGCAGCGATCGAGCGGGCTATTGCGCTCTCGGGGCAGCGCGGCGTCAAACGCGCCCTGCCGCTGCCGGTATCAGCGCCCTTCCATTGCGCGCTGATGCAGCCTGCCGCCGATGCCATGCGCGAGGCCCTGGCCAGGGTCGCTCTGGCGGCGCCGGTTGTTCCGGTGATGGCCAATGTCGGAGCTGCTCCGCTGAGCGACCCCGACGCGATCCGCGCCTCGCTGGTGGCGCAGGTGACGGGAACCGTGCGCTGGCGCGAATGCGTGCAGGCTATGGCCGATGCCGGCGTGACCCGTTTCGTCGAGGCGGGCAGCGGTAAGGTGCTGGCCGGCTTGGTCAAGCGTATCGCAGCCGGCACGAGTGCGGTTTCGCTCGGCGCCGCCGACGATATCCGCAATTACAGTGCCCAGAACGGGTGA
- the fabG gene encoding 3-oxoacyl-[acyl-carrier-protein] reductase: MFDLTGKKALVTGATGGLGGAIARTLHGLGASVALSGTRVEALEALAAELGERVVIAPCNLSDKDSVEALVPAAEEKLGGLDILVNNAGVTRDNLFLRLKDEDWDSVIAVNLTAAFRLSRAAVKTMMRRRYGRIVSIGSVVGVTGNPGQGNYAASKAGLIGMSKALAAEVASRNITVNVVAPGFIESPMTQALNDKQREGILADVPMGRLGVGDDVAAAVAYLASNEAAYVTGQTLHVNGGMAMI, translated from the coding sequence ATGTTTGACCTGACTGGGAAGAAAGCCCTGGTCACCGGCGCGACCGGAGGGCTGGGCGGCGCGATCGCCCGCACGCTCCACGGCCTCGGTGCCAGCGTCGCGCTGTCCGGGACGCGGGTCGAGGCGCTCGAGGCTCTCGCAGCAGAGCTTGGCGAGCGCGTCGTGATTGCACCCTGCAACCTGTCGGACAAGGATTCGGTCGAGGCGCTCGTCCCGGCTGCCGAGGAGAAGCTCGGCGGGCTCGATATCCTCGTCAACAATGCCGGTGTGACGCGCGACAATCTTTTCCTCCGCCTCAAGGACGAGGACTGGGACAGCGTGATCGCCGTCAATTTGACCGCAGCATTCCGGCTGTCGCGGGCGGCCGTGAAGACGATGATGCGCCGCCGCTATGGCCGCATCGTTTCGATCGGTTCGGTCGTCGGCGTCACCGGCAATCCCGGACAGGGCAATTACGCCGCCTCGAAAGCCGGGCTGATCGGGATGTCCAAGGCTCTGGCGGCAGAGGTTGCCAGCCGCAACATCACCGTGAACGTCGTTGCACCGGGCTTCATCGAGTCGCCGATGACGCAGGCGCTCAACGACAAGCAGCGCGAAGGCATCCTCGCCGACGTGCCGATGGGCCGATTGGGTGTGGGTGACGATGTTGCTGCAGCTGTCGCTTATCTCGCCAGCAACGAGGCCGCTTACGTGACCGGACAGACGCTTCACGTCAACGGCGGAATGGCAATGATTTGA
- a CDS encoding acyl carrier protein → MSDVAERVKKIVIEHLGVEPEKVVEGANFIEDLGADSLDTVELVMAFEEEFGVEIPDDAAETIVTVGDAVKFLSKSA, encoded by the coding sequence ATGAGCGATGTCGCCGAGCGCGTGAAGAAGATCGTGATCGAGCATCTCGGCGTCGAACCCGAGAAGGTCGTCGAAGGCGCCAACTTCATTGAAGACCTGGGTGCCGACAGCCTCGATACGGTCGAGCTCGTGATGGCTTTCGAGGAAGAGTTCGGCGTCGAGATTCCGGACGATGCTGCCGAGACGATCGTCACGGTCGGCGACGCCGTCAAGTTCCTCTCGAAGAGCGCCTGA
- the fabF gene encoding beta-ketoacyl-ACP synthase II, whose amino-acid sequence MRRVVVTGLGMVTPLAGGVEPTWSRLISGASGAGPITSFDASDLPAQIACSIPRGDGSNDTFNPDDWMEPKEQRKVDDFIVFAMAAATQALNDAGWKPESYEDQIATGVAIGSGIGGLGGIYEASILLKERGPRRLSPFFIPGRLSNLAAGYVSITHGLKGPNHAVVTACSTGAHAIGDASRMIALGDAKVMVAGGTESAINRIGIAGFCACRALSTGFNDTPEKASRPYDKDRDGFVMGEGAGVVVLEDLEHAKARGARIYAEIVGYGMSGDAYHITSPAEDGDGAYRCMAAALDRAGVTAGDLDYINAHGTSTQLGDEIELRAVERLLANAPRKPAMSSTKSATGHLLGAAGAIEAIFTVLAIRDQIAPPTINLDNPSVETDLDLVPNVAKKRSIEIALSNSFGFGGTNASLVIRRFVD is encoded by the coding sequence ATGCGACGTGTCGTGGTGACCGGGCTTGGCATGGTGACGCCGCTTGCAGGTGGCGTCGAGCCGACCTGGTCACGTCTGATCTCCGGCGCCAGCGGCGCCGGCCCGATCACGAGCTTCGACGCGAGCGACCTTCCCGCCCAGATCGCCTGCAGTATTCCGCGCGGTGATGGTTCCAACGACACCTTCAATCCTGACGATTGGATGGAGCCGAAGGAACAGCGCAAGGTCGATGATTTCATCGTCTTCGCAATGGCGGCTGCGACGCAGGCGCTCAATGATGCCGGGTGGAAACCCGAAAGCTATGAGGACCAGATCGCGACTGGTGTCGCGATCGGTTCCGGCATTGGTGGGCTCGGCGGCATTTACGAAGCGTCGATCCTGCTCAAGGAGCGCGGCCCACGCCGCCTCTCGCCTTTCTTCATTCCCGGCCGGTTGAGCAATCTCGCCGCCGGCTATGTTTCGATCACCCACGGTCTCAAGGGGCCGAATCACGCGGTGGTCACGGCTTGCTCGACCGGCGCCCATGCCATTGGCGATGCCTCGCGGATGATCGCTCTCGGCGATGCCAAGGTGATGGTCGCGGGGGGCACCGAATCGGCGATCAACCGCATCGGCATTGCCGGGTTCTGCGCGTGTCGCGCTCTGTCCACTGGCTTCAACGACACGCCCGAGAAGGCCTCGCGTCCCTATGACAAGGATCGCGACGGCTTCGTCATGGGCGAGGGGGCAGGCGTCGTCGTTCTCGAGGATCTCGAGCATGCGAAGGCGCGCGGTGCGCGCATCTATGCCGAAATCGTCGGGTACGGCATGTCGGGAGATGCTTATCACATCACCTCGCCAGCCGAGGATGGCGACGGTGCCTATCGTTGCATGGCGGCGGCGCTTGATCGTGCCGGCGTCACGGCGGGTGATCTCGACTATATCAACGCGCATGGCACCTCGACCCAGCTCGGCGACGAAATTGAGCTGCGCGCAGTCGAGCGGCTGCTCGCCAACGCCCCGCGGAAGCCTGCCATGTCCTCGACCAAGTCGGCGACGGGCCACCTGCTCGGCGCGGCTGGCGCGATCGAGGCGATCTTCACGGTCCTCGCGATTCGCGACCAGATCGCGCCGCCGACGATCAACCTCGACAACCCATCCGTCGAGACCGATCTGGACCTGGTGCCGAATGTCGCGAAGAAGCGCAGCATCGAGATCGCTCTGTCCAATTCCTTCGGGTTTGGCGGGACGAACGCCTCGCTGGTGATCCGGCGTTTCGTCGACTGA
- the mltG gene encoding endolytic transglycosylase MltG encodes MFTTALVLAGVVGAGIAVVGSQGKAPGPLASDRVLIIPKESGLTEIAELLQREGLIEHPWTFKVSALISGNWTKLKAGEYLFKARASQQDILDIIAEGKAVEHSITVPEGLTSEQIIARLRDNDLLTGDVIQVPREGTILPDTFKFPRGFTRQAIVDRMTRDQRRILNDVWNRRPADLPIKTPQELVILASIVEKETGRADERPRVAGVFINRLNRKMKLQSDPTIVYGLVGGKGTLGRAIQRNEITQATPYNTYVIDGLPPGPIANPGRAAMEAVVNHSRTKELYFVADGSGGHAFAETLEQHNRNVARWRQVESQRREAGKPSPDSNVDKVEPPPAPDNRTEAPGASRAADATSGDSETLGGNRRASADGPAGTRARAFDASEGTNRDPLLNRSYDLNSSKQVPALRP; translated from the coding sequence TTGTTCACGACTGCGCTCGTCCTGGCCGGCGTCGTCGGCGCTGGAATCGCTGTGGTCGGCAGCCAGGGGAAGGCGCCAGGGCCGCTCGCGAGCGACCGTGTCCTGATCATTCCCAAGGAAAGCGGTCTCACCGAAATCGCCGAACTCCTTCAGCGCGAGGGATTGATCGAACATCCCTGGACCTTCAAGGTCTCGGCGCTGATCTCCGGCAACTGGACCAAGCTCAAAGCGGGTGAGTACCTGTTCAAGGCCCGCGCCAGCCAGCAGGACATTCTCGACATCATTGCCGAGGGCAAGGCGGTCGAGCATTCGATCACCGTGCCGGAGGGTCTGACCAGCGAACAGATCATCGCGCGGTTGCGCGATAATGATCTCCTCACGGGCGACGTCATTCAGGTGCCTCGCGAGGGGACCATCCTGCCCGACACTTTCAAGTTTCCCCGCGGGTTCACACGACAGGCGATCGTCGACCGGATGACGCGCGATCAGCGCCGTATCCTCAACGACGTCTGGAATCGCCGCCCCGCCGACCTGCCGATCAAGACGCCGCAGGAGTTGGTGATCCTGGCTTCGATCGTCGAGAAGGAAACCGGCCGCGCCGACGAGCGCCCGCGCGTTGCCGGCGTCTTCATCAACCGTCTGAACCGCAAGATGAAGCTGCAATCCGATCCGACGATCGTTTACGGGCTCGTGGGCGGCAAGGGCACGCTCGGCCGGGCGATCCAGCGTAACGAGATTACCCAGGCGACGCCCTACAATACCTATGTCATCGATGGCCTGCCGCCGGGCCCGATCGCCAATCCCGGCCGCGCCGCAATGGAGGCCGTGGTCAACCATTCCAGAACCAAGGAACTCTACTTCGTGGCTGATGGCAGCGGTGGGCACGCCTTCGCCGAGACCTTGGAGCAGCATAACCGCAATGTCGCCCGCTGGCGGCAGGTCGAGTCGCAGCGGCGCGAGGCTGGCAAGCCCTCGCCGGATTCGAATGTCGACAAGGTGGAGCCGCCGCCGGCGCCGGATAATCGCACCGAAGCGCCTGGGGCCTCGCGAGCGGCCGATGCGACGTCCGGGGACAGCGAGACGTTGGGGGGCAACCGGCGTGCGTCGGCGGACGGTCCGGCAGGAACGCGCGCGCGCGCCTTCGATGCGTCGGAAGGGACGAACCGCGATCCGCTGCTGAACCGAAGCTACGATCTCAACTCGTCCAAGCAGGTTCCAGCACTGCGTCCCTGA
- a CDS encoding YicC/YloC family endoribonuclease: MAIESMTGFARAAGTAGLHAWAWEIRSVNARGLDVRVRVPSGFEALAEAARKRLGGAFSRGTLHVNLSINSDARPAKPRINEAVLAGLLDSVARLPASDSIRPASFDALLGIRGVVEIADEDEDVLALLEAPLLAGLDAVVLGLKEARSAEGRALESVLTGHLASIARLADEAEQHPGRTVEAIRARLATQVQALLEASPALDPQRLHQEAALLAVKADIREEIDRLHAHVAALRALFDQGGPIGRKLDFLAQEFGRESSTLCAKAGDAGLSRIGLELRTVVDQMREQVQNVE; encoded by the coding sequence ATGGCGATCGAGAGCATGACCGGCTTTGCCCGCGCAGCCGGCACGGCAGGTCTTCATGCCTGGGCATGGGAAATCCGCAGTGTCAACGCGCGCGGCCTCGATGTGCGCGTCCGGGTACCCTCCGGTTTCGAAGCCCTGGCCGAGGCGGCGCGCAAGCGCCTCGGCGGTGCCTTCTCTCGCGGCACGTTGCACGTCAATCTCTCGATCAACAGCGACGCCAGACCAGCGAAGCCTCGTATCAACGAGGCCGTGCTTGCGGGCTTGCTCGACTCGGTCGCGAGACTGCCGGCATCCGACAGCATCCGTCCTGCCTCCTTTGACGCGCTCCTTGGAATACGCGGCGTGGTCGAGATTGCCGACGAGGACGAGGATGTCTTGGCGCTGCTCGAAGCCCCCCTGCTTGCTGGCCTGGACGCGGTAGTCCTTGGTCTCAAGGAAGCGCGCTCCGCCGAGGGGCGAGCGCTTGAATCCGTTCTCACAGGGCATCTCGCAAGTATTGCCCGTCTGGCCGATGAGGCGGAGCAGCATCCCGGGCGGACCGTGGAGGCGATCCGCGCACGGCTCGCGACGCAGGTGCAGGCCTTGCTCGAGGCCAGCCCCGCGCTCGATCCGCAGCGCCTGCATCAGGAGGCTGCGCTGCTTGCGGTCAAGGCGGATATCCGCGAGGAGATCGACCGGCTGCATGCTCATGTCGCTGCGTTGCGGGCTCTGTTCGATCAGGGCGGTCCGATCGGCCGCAAGCTCGACTTTCTCGCGCAGGAATTCGGGCGAGAATCCTCGACGCTCTGCGCCAAGGCCGGTGACGCCGGACTGTCGCGCATCGGGCTCGAGCTGCGCACGGTCGTCGACCAGATGCGCGAACAGGTACAGAATGTGGAGTGA
- the gmk gene encoding guanylate kinase, with protein sequence MADLVRPARRGLMLILSSPSGAGKSTLTRTLSQKETNLDLSVSVTTRLKRPSEIQGVHYHFIDRPVFDTLRERDELLEWAEVHGNGYGTPRKPVEDALKAGRDVLFDIDYQGTQQILEKAREDVVAIFILPPSMAELRSRLVRRAEDAPEVIAKRLDNARDEIARWSVYDYVIVNDDLGAAYDSVRAILTAERLKRSRAIGMSEFVAGLLSESIA encoded by the coding sequence ATGGCCGATCTGGTGCGCCCGGCCCGCCGTGGCCTGATGTTGATCCTGTCCTCGCCCTCGGGGGCCGGCAAATCGACCCTGACGCGAACGCTGTCGCAGAAGGAAACCAATCTCGATCTGTCGGTCTCGGTCACGACCCGGCTCAAGCGCCCCTCCGAGATCCAGGGCGTCCATTACCACTTCATCGACCGTCCGGTCTTCGACACCTTGCGCGAGCGCGATGAGCTGCTGGAATGGGCCGAAGTCCATGGCAATGGCTATGGCACGCCGCGCAAGCCCGTCGAGGATGCGCTGAAGGCTGGCCGCGATGTGCTTTTCGACATCGACTATCAGGGCACGCAGCAGATCCTCGAAAAGGCGCGCGAGGATGTCGTCGCAATCTTCATCCTGCCACCGTCAATGGCGGAACTGCGCTCCCGGCTCGTGCGTCGCGCCGAGGATGCGCCTGAGGTCATCGCCAAGCGGCTCGACAACGCCCGCGATGAGATCGCTCGTTGGAGCGTCTACGATTACGTCATCGTCAATGACGATCTCGGCGCGGCCTATGACTCGGTCCGCGCCATACTCACCGCCGAGCGTTTGAAGCGTTCGCGCGCGATTGGCATGAGCGAATTTGTCGCCGGGCTCCTCAGCGAGTCGATCGCGTAG
- the rsmA gene encoding 16S rRNA (adenine(1518)-N(6)/adenine(1519)-N(6))-dimethyltransferase RsmA — protein sequence MSQIDTLPPLREVVERHGLMAQKSLGQNFLFDLNLTSRIARAAGPLDGETVVEIGPGPGGLTRALLANGAGRVIAVERDRRCLPALAEIAAHYPGRLEVIEGDALAVDLSTHLAGSPARIIANLPYNIGTPLLVGWLSLEPWPSWWSSLTLMFQREVAERIVATPEQRADYGRLAVLANWRCETKILFDVPRSAFVPPPKITSSVVQLVPRLRPEPCDQRLLERVTLAAFGQRRKMLRQSLKAVTPDPLPIIEAAGLSPTARAEEVPVSGFVRLANALAGLKAG from the coding sequence ATGAGCCAGATCGACACGCTGCCGCCGCTGCGCGAGGTGGTCGAACGCCACGGCCTGATGGCGCAGAAGTCGCTGGGTCAGAACTTCCTGTTCGATCTCAATCTGACAAGCAGGATCGCCCGCGCCGCTGGGCCACTCGATGGCGAGACAGTGGTCGAGATCGGCCCTGGCCCAGGAGGGCTGACGCGTGCCTTGCTCGCCAACGGAGCTGGGCGTGTCATCGCAGTCGAGCGCGATCGGCGCTGCTTGCCGGCATTGGCCGAGATCGCTGCACATTACCCGGGAAGGCTTGAGGTGATTGAAGGCGATGCGCTTGCTGTCGACCTCTCCACTCATCTCGCCGGCTCGCCCGCCCGGATCATCGCCAACCTGCCCTATAATATCGGTACGCCGTTGCTCGTTGGCTGGCTCAGCCTGGAACCCTGGCCTTCCTGGTGGAGCTCGCTCACGCTGATGTTCCAGCGCGAGGTGGCGGAGCGCATCGTCGCGACCCCGGAGCAGCGTGCAGACTACGGCAGGCTGGCCGTTCTCGCGAACTGGCGCTGCGAAACCAAGATCCTGTTCGACGTGCCCAGGTCCGCTTTCGTGCCGCCGCCGAAAATCACATCTTCCGTCGTTCAGCTCGTGCCACGACTGAGGCCGGAGCCCTGCGACCAGAGGTTGCTGGAGCGTGTAACACTGGCAGCTTTCGGCCAGCGCCGGAAAATGCTGCGCCAGAGCCTCAAGGCCGTGACGCCTGATCCCCTGCCGATCATCGAGGCTGCCGGCCTGTCGCCAACGGCGCGCGCTGAAGAAGTGCCCGTTTCAGGTTTCGTCCGCCTCGCCAACGCCTTGGCTGGGCTGAAAGCCGGATAG
- the pdxA gene encoding 4-hydroxythreonine-4-phosphate dehydrogenase PdxA, translated as MSPRLLALTQGDPAGIGPELTLKAWLLREPAALSPFACIADARLLENLSQRLGLDVPVARCAWHEAEALFEQALPVIALENTAIATSGHPDPATASGTIEAIDRAVAAVREGHAAALVTNPIAKSVLYAAGFTHPGHTEYLAHLASAGGRTPHPVMMLWCEDLAVVPVTIHVPLRAVPSLLTTDLIVETGRIVARELTSRFGIAQPRIALSGLNPHAGEGGALGSEDSAVVAPAVERLKALGIDASGPYPADTMFHARARAGYDAALAMYHDQALIPIKTIAFDEGVNVTLGLPFIRTSPDHGTAFDIAGRGIARPDSLCAALRLAARMAAHSESRLP; from the coding sequence GTGTCACCGCGACTGCTCGCCCTCACGCAAGGTGATCCGGCCGGGATCGGGCCGGAGCTCACCTTGAAGGCTTGGTTGTTGCGGGAACCCGCAGCACTTTCGCCTTTCGCCTGCATTGCCGATGCCCGCCTTCTGGAAAATCTGTCACAGCGACTGGGCCTCGACGTGCCCGTCGCTCGCTGCGCCTGGCATGAGGCGGAGGCGCTCTTCGAACAGGCCTTGCCCGTCATTGCGCTCGAGAACACCGCGATTGCGACATCCGGACATCCTGATCCAGCCACGGCGTCGGGGACCATCGAAGCGATTGATCGTGCCGTAGCTGCAGTACGCGAAGGGCATGCGGCAGCGCTGGTCACCAATCCCATTGCCAAGAGTGTTCTTTACGCCGCCGGCTTTACCCACCCCGGCCATACCGAGTATCTGGCGCATCTCGCGTCGGCTGGAGGCAGGACGCCCCACCCCGTGATGATGCTCTGGTGTGAAGATCTCGCGGTCGTTCCGGTAACGATCCACGTGCCGCTCAGGGCAGTACCATCGCTGTTGACGACCGACCTCATTGTCGAGACGGGGCGAATTGTCGCTCGCGAACTGACCTCCCGCTTCGGAATTGCGCAGCCGCGGATCGCGCTGAGCGGGCTCAATCCGCATGCGGGAGAAGGCGGAGCGCTGGGCAGCGAAGACTCTGCAGTGGTGGCGCCAGCCGTCGAGCGCCTCAAGGCGTTGGGAATCGACGCCAGCGGTCCCTATCCTGCCGACACGATGTTCCATGCCCGCGCTCGCGCCGGGTACGATGCGGCACTGGCGATGTATCACGACCAGGCCCTGATCCCCATCAAGACAATTGCCTTCGACGAGGGCGTCAACGTCACGCTTGGCCTGCCCTTCATCCGTACTTCACCGGATCATGGAACCGCCTTCGACATCGCGGGGCGCGGCATTGCCCGCCCCGACAGCCTTTGCGCCGCGCTGCGGCTGGCAGCCCGTATGGCGGCCCATTCCGAAAGCCGCCTGCCATGA